Proteins encoded by one window of Cupriavidus sp. EM10:
- a CDS encoding MerR family transcriptional regulator yields the protein MPSPKRGASPSSSAAGPSDATPSDRAAFPEYTIDELARAAGTTVRNIRSYQDRGLIDPPERRGRVGIYTQTHLGRLRLIHHLLARGYTLANIMELLKAIVEGHDLRSILGLETAISSPWNSEAPRHYSYLALARLFGRAISRPALAKAISLGLLEPDGFGYLARSPRALAAGAEMARAGFPLEDVLDIIDHARGHFQAVSDRIVGMVVRELDKFGEGQLPPPSEVPRIVDVLWRIRPLALVALETEMMRSLEISANKYLGDRVAAILEHLNDKPAS from the coding sequence ATGCCTTCCCCCAAGCGCGGCGCCAGCCCATCCTCCTCCGCTGCCGGCCCGTCCGATGCCACGCCATCGGACCGCGCCGCCTTTCCTGAATACACCATCGACGAACTGGCGCGCGCGGCCGGCACCACGGTGCGCAACATCCGCTCGTACCAGGATCGCGGCCTGATCGATCCGCCCGAGCGGCGAGGCCGCGTGGGCATCTACACGCAAACCCACCTGGGCCGCCTGCGGCTGATCCATCATCTGCTGGCGCGTGGCTATACGCTGGCCAACATCATGGAACTGCTGAAGGCCATCGTGGAAGGCCACGACCTGCGCTCGATCCTGGGCCTGGAAACCGCCATCAGCAGCCCGTGGAACAGCGAGGCGCCGCGCCACTATTCCTACCTGGCGCTGGCCCGGCTGTTCGGCCGCGCGATTTCGCGGCCGGCGCTGGCCAAGGCCATCTCGCTGGGATTGCTGGAGCCGGACGGATTCGGCTACCTGGCGCGCAGCCCGCGTGCGCTGGCGGCCGGTGCGGAAATGGCCCGGGCGGGCTTTCCGCTCGAAGACGTGCTCGACATCATCGATCACGCGCGCGGGCACTTCCAGGCCGTGTCCGACCGCATCGTCGGCATGGTGGTGCGGGAGCTGGACAAGTTCGGCGAAGGGCAACTGCCGCCGCCGTCGGAAGTGCCGCGCATCGTCGATGTGCTGTGGCGCATCCGCCCGCTTGCACTGGTGGCGCTGGAAACCGAGATGATGCGATCGCTGGAGATCTCGGCGAACAAGTACCTGGGCGACCGGGTGGCCGCGATCCTCGAACACCTGAACGACAAGCCGGCGTCATAG
- a CDS encoding LysR family transcriptional regulator, which translates to MHIRWLEDFVCLAQAGSLARAAELRNVTPPAFGRRMQALEVWAGAPLIDRSVFPVRLTHEGRQFLEAAQTALRTLDETRVALRAAHRADASTITIATGKTLARSMVPAWLAGLRVALRDNPAGAGFRTRLSTHSTHDALEMFTEGDADFLLCYSPHDLPVMLDDAQYRFHSVGVERLVCVSAATARGGPEFRLQKPKAGARPVPVPMIAYAETLTMGRMVNQEIARRKLASQLDVIAVSDFAESVHEMVRQRMGLAWLPARLIADDLHAGRLVRADLHGADSADLALDIRLYRPRASMRPLAEAFWQAAQR; encoded by the coding sequence ATGCATATCCGTTGGCTCGAAGATTTCGTATGTCTGGCCCAGGCCGGCAGCCTGGCGCGCGCCGCCGAGCTGCGCAACGTCACGCCGCCGGCGTTCGGACGCCGCATGCAGGCGCTGGAGGTGTGGGCCGGCGCGCCGCTGATCGACCGCAGCGTGTTTCCCGTGCGGCTCACGCACGAGGGGCGGCAGTTCCTGGAAGCCGCCCAGACCGCACTGCGCACGCTGGACGAAACGCGCGTGGCACTGCGGGCCGCGCACCGGGCCGATGCCAGCACCATCACCATCGCCACCGGCAAGACGCTGGCCCGTTCGATGGTGCCGGCGTGGCTGGCCGGCCTGCGCGTCGCCTTGCGCGACAACCCCGCGGGCGCCGGCTTCCGGACGCGGCTTTCGACGCATTCCACGCATGACGCGCTGGAGATGTTCACCGAAGGCGACGCCGACTTCCTGCTCTGCTACAGCCCGCACGACCTGCCCGTCATGCTCGACGATGCGCAGTACCGGTTTCACTCCGTCGGGGTGGAGCGGCTGGTCTGCGTGTCGGCCGCCACGGCGCGCGGCGGCCCGGAATTCCGGCTGCAGAAGCCGAAGGCGGGTGCGCGCCCGGTGCCGGTGCCGATGATCGCCTACGCCGAGACGCTGACCATGGGCCGCATGGTCAACCAGGAAATCGCGCGCCGCAAGCTGGCCAGCCAGCTCGACGTGATCGCCGTCAGCGATTTCGCCGAGTCGGTCCACGAGATGGTGCGCCAGCGCATGGGCCTGGCCTGGCTGCCGGCGCGATTGATTGCCGACGACCTGCACGCGGGCCGCCTGGTGCGGGCAGACCTGCACGGCGCCGACAGCGCCGACCTGGCGCTCGACATCCGCCTGTACCGGCCGCGCGCGTCGATGCGCCCGCTGGCCGAAGCGTTCTGGCAGGCTGCACAAAGGTAG
- a CDS encoding tripartite tricarboxylate transporter substrate binding protein: MKPMLRALAAISLAICAAATTSAVAAGGYPTKPITLVVGYTAGGSVDLVARTVAPELGKRLGQSVVIENLGGAGGTIGAQKVVKAEADGYTLLMGSGSEVSIARLTNPAVRYDGEKDLAPITFVGTQPMVLVGKLQLPAKDASELMALAKAKPGTLSYASSGVGTPLNLAGELIKQQGKVNITHVPYKGASAMATDLLGGQIDLAVMVLSSALPHIQAGRVRAYGVTEAKRASVAPNVPALAETPALKGVDMGVWFGLMAPGATPKPIIDRLNTEMQAVLALPDVRKKLAEAGVEVQPANPAQFGSFVKRETSKYRTIVQAADIRE, encoded by the coding sequence ATGAAGCCGATGCTGCGCGCGCTTGCCGCCATTTCCCTTGCCATCTGTGCCGCTGCCACGACCAGTGCCGTGGCGGCCGGCGGCTATCCGACCAAGCCGATCACGCTGGTGGTGGGCTACACGGCCGGCGGCAGCGTCGACCTGGTGGCCCGCACCGTGGCGCCGGAGCTGGGCAAGCGCCTGGGCCAGAGCGTGGTGATCGAAAACCTGGGCGGCGCCGGTGGCACGATTGGCGCGCAGAAGGTGGTCAAGGCCGAGGCCGACGGCTACACGCTGCTGATGGGTTCGGGCAGCGAGGTGTCGATTGCCCGCCTGACCAATCCGGCCGTGCGCTACGACGGCGAGAAAGACCTGGCGCCGATCACCTTCGTAGGCACCCAGCCGATGGTGCTGGTCGGCAAGCTGCAGCTGCCCGCCAAGGACGCCAGCGAGCTGATGGCGCTGGCCAAGGCCAAGCCGGGCACGCTGTCGTACGCGTCGTCGGGTGTGGGTACGCCGCTGAACCTGGCTGGCGAACTGATCAAGCAGCAGGGCAAGGTCAATATCACCCACGTGCCATACAAGGGCGCGTCGGCCATGGCCACCGACCTGCTGGGCGGCCAGATCGACCTGGCCGTGATGGTGCTGTCGTCGGCCCTGCCCCATATCCAGGCCGGCCGCGTCCGTGCCTACGGCGTGACCGAGGCCAAGCGCGCCAGCGTGGCCCCCAACGTGCCGGCGCTGGCCGAGACCCCGGCGCTGAAGGGCGTCGATATGGGAGTATGGTTCGGATTGATGGCGCCTGGTGCCACACCGAAGCCAATTATCGATCGGCTGAATACCGAGATGCAGGCCGTGCTGGCCCTGCCGGACGTTCGCAAGAAGCTGGCCGAGGCCGGCGTCGAGGTGCAGCCGGCCAATCCGGCCCAGTTCGGCAGCTTCGTAAAGCGCGAGACGTCGAAGTACCGCACGATCGTGCAGGCCGCCGACATTCGTGAGTAA
- a CDS encoding M14 family metallopeptidase, translating to MTQTAPAFDAYPVEVEFPDIRPYADGNAGIAYVHTFDSGLPGPHVMINALTHGNEVCGAITVAGLLDHGLRPRRGKLTLAFANVDAYATFDATKPDASRFVDQDFNRVWTSAVLDDLSRDSSELRRARAMRPVIDTVDLLLDLHSMHEKSRPLIVSGPLDKGIALSRAVGAPADIIVDEGHPEGRRMRDYADFGDAASPRNALLIECGQHWETAAVDVARDSTARFLLNAGIVDEADLPAGWLRPLPAAQRVVRVTEPVVASSMDFRFAGPYTGLETFADAGTVIGWRDGQPVTTPYANCVLVMPSLRQLRPGVTVVRLGQLEG from the coding sequence ATGACACAGACCGCCCCCGCCTTCGACGCCTATCCGGTCGAGGTCGAGTTTCCCGATATCCGCCCCTACGCCGACGGCAACGCGGGCATCGCCTACGTGCACACGTTCGACAGCGGCCTGCCCGGACCGCATGTGATGATCAACGCACTAACGCACGGCAACGAGGTGTGTGGCGCGATCACCGTGGCCGGCCTGCTCGATCATGGCCTGCGTCCGCGGCGCGGCAAGCTGACGCTGGCGTTTGCCAATGTCGACGCCTACGCCACCTTCGACGCGACGAAGCCCGACGCCTCGCGCTTTGTCGACCAGGACTTCAACCGCGTGTGGACGTCCGCCGTGCTGGACGACCTGTCGCGCGATTCCTCGGAACTGCGCCGCGCGCGGGCCATGCGCCCGGTCATCGACACGGTGGACCTGTTGCTCGACCTGCACTCGATGCACGAGAAAAGCCGTCCGCTGATCGTCTCGGGTCCGCTGGACAAGGGCATCGCGCTGTCGCGCGCCGTGGGCGCGCCGGCCGACATCATCGTCGACGAAGGCCATCCCGAAGGCCGCCGCATGCGCGACTACGCGGATTTTGGCGATGCCGCCAGCCCGCGCAACGCGCTGCTGATCGAGTGCGGCCAGCACTGGGAAACGGCCGCCGTGGACGTGGCCCGCGACAGCACCGCCCGCTTCCTGCTCAATGCCGGCATCGTCGACGAAGCCGACCTGCCGGCCGGCTGGCTGCGCCCGCTGCCCGCCGCGCAGCGCGTGGTCCGCGTGACCGAGCCGGTGGTGGCCAGCAGCATGGACTTCCGCTTTGCGGGCCCGTACACGGGGCTGGAGACGTTTGCCGACGCCGGCACCGTGATCGGCTGGCGAGATGGCCAGCCGGTAACCACGCCGTATGCCAACTGCGTGCTCGTGATGCCGTCGCTGCGCCAGCTGCGGCCCGGCGTCACCGTGGTGCGTCTGGGACAGCTCGAAGGCTGA
- a CDS encoding methyl-accepting chemotaxis protein, translating to MFSTSSLTLPQQAAAGRVRALAGSWSIGTRIALVVLAVQVVAFCAFSLALSLSSMHQLESQARDAISAESQTLRELVAQLDDTMLQEADRFLMNFASVLPGPYAVDPSQTIEVAGKATPAFRSGDLLLNNSFEVPDRFFANTGGVVATVFARTGDDYVRVTTSLKKQDGQRAVGTLLDRTSAAYAAVAAGKSYRSLAWLFGKPYMSKYEPVRDAGGKIVGALYVGVNVEAELAALKNRIRRKTIGADGQFIVIDAKAGADQGKVMVDRSGSEGTVQIDAKDADGKPWIRDMIAARDGAVTGTVAIGNSAPAERLTAFVTYPEWQWLIAGTVPMASLRDELVASRNRFLAFGLLVALAVSAAFWWLLRRMVSHPLGEAAEAAGRLASGDLTTRLDSRRNDEIGQLMRAIDGVGQGLTGIVDKVRGSIGAIAGSTSQIASGNADLSARTASQAGSLERTVASIEQLSATVKQNADNAHDANAAVASAADAARAGGTTVGRVVGTMADIHRNAQQVVDIIGMIDGIAFQTNILALNAAVEAARAGEHGRGFAVVAGEVRSLAQRSANAAGEIKQLIERTVADLKSGNEAVQQAGTAIDDVVRRVEGIAALMGDISVASREQSQGLAQVSGAVAEMDGVTQQNAALVEEAAAAAESLHHQAQELRQAVEVFRLA from the coding sequence TTGTTTTCTACCTCTTCCCTTACCCTGCCCCAGCAGGCGGCGGCGGGCCGCGTGCGCGCATTGGCCGGCAGCTGGAGCATCGGCACGCGCATCGCGCTGGTCGTGCTGGCCGTCCAGGTCGTTGCCTTCTGCGCCTTTTCACTGGCGCTGTCGCTCAGCAGCATGCATCAGCTCGAATCGCAGGCCCGCGACGCCATCAGCGCCGAAAGCCAGACCCTGCGCGAACTGGTGGCCCAGCTCGACGACACCATGTTGCAGGAAGCCGACCGCTTCCTGATGAACTTTGCGTCGGTACTGCCCGGCCCGTATGCCGTGGACCCGTCCCAGACCATCGAAGTCGCGGGCAAGGCCACCCCGGCCTTCCGCAGCGGCGACCTGCTGCTGAACAACAGCTTCGAGGTGCCGGATCGCTTTTTCGCCAATACCGGCGGCGTCGTGGCCACCGTGTTCGCCCGTACCGGCGACGACTACGTCCGCGTGACCACGTCGCTGAAGAAGCAGGACGGCCAGCGCGCGGTGGGTACGCTGCTGGACCGCACCAGCGCGGCCTATGCTGCCGTGGCGGCGGGCAAGTCGTACCGTTCGCTGGCCTGGCTGTTCGGCAAGCCCTATATGAGCAAGTACGAGCCGGTGCGCGACGCCGGCGGCAAGATCGTCGGCGCGCTCTACGTGGGCGTGAATGTCGAGGCCGAGCTTGCCGCGCTGAAGAACCGCATCCGCCGCAAGACGATTGGCGCCGATGGCCAGTTCATCGTCATCGACGCCAAGGCCGGCGCCGACCAAGGCAAGGTGATGGTGGACCGCTCGGGCTCCGAGGGCACGGTACAGATCGATGCGAAGGATGCCGACGGCAAGCCCTGGATCCGCGACATGATCGCCGCCAGGGATGGTGCCGTGACCGGCACGGTGGCCATTGGCAACAGTGCGCCGGCCGAGCGGCTCACGGCCTTCGTGACCTATCCCGAGTGGCAATGGCTGATCGCGGGCACGGTGCCGATGGCTTCGCTGCGCGACGAACTCGTGGCCAGCCGCAACCGCTTCCTGGCCTTCGGGCTGCTGGTGGCCCTGGCGGTGTCGGCCGCGTTCTGGTGGCTGCTGCGCCGGATGGTCAGCCATCCACTGGGCGAGGCCGCCGAGGCGGCGGGCCGCCTGGCTTCGGGCGACCTGACGACGCGCCTGGATTCCCGCCGCAACGACGAGATCGGCCAGCTGATGCGCGCCATCGACGGCGTGGGTCAGGGCCTGACCGGCATCGTCGACAAGGTGCGCGGCAGCATTGGCGCCATCGCCGGCAGCACCAGCCAGATTGCCAGCGGCAATGCCGACCTGTCGGCGCGCACGGCCTCGCAGGCGGGCAGCCTGGAGCGTACGGTGGCCAGCATCGAGCAACTGTCCGCCACGGTGAAGCAGAACGCCGACAACGCGCACGACGCCAACGCGGCCGTGGCCAGCGCCGCCGATGCGGCCCGCGCGGGCGGTACCACCGTGGGCCGCGTGGTGGGCACGATGGCCGATATCCATCGCAATGCGCAGCAGGTGGTGGACATTATCGGCATGATCGACGGCATCGCGTTCCAGACCAACATCCTGGCGCTCAACGCCGCCGTGGAAGCGGCACGCGCCGGCGAGCACGGACGCGGTTTCGCCGTGGTAGCCGGCGAGGTGCGCAGCCTGGCGCAGCGCAGCGCCAACGCGGCGGGCGAGATCAAGCAGCTGATCGAGCGCACCGTGGCGGACCTGAAGAGCGGCAACGAGGCCGTCCAGCAGGCCGGCACGGCCATCGACGACGTGGTGCGCCGCGTGGAAGGCATTGCGGCGCTGATGGGCGATATCAGCGTGGCGTCGCGCGAGCAGTCGCAGGGGCTGGCCCAGGTCAGCGGCGCGGTGGCCGAGATGGACGGGGTCACGCAGCAGAATGCCGCGCTGGTGGAGGAAGCCGCAGCGGCCGCCGAGAGCCTGCACCATCAGGCGCAGGAACTGCGCCAGGCGGTGGAGGTGTTCCGTCTGGCCTGA
- a CDS encoding Sbal_3080 family lipoprotein, protein MKRATIAATLALLATGCSTYQSVTPVDRADQVDPIAGYQNGAYGGPAQFRVDGNRVVGADGALFCVITHQVNGNAFVEDFANSLRARNFEVKMLPPYSSVALCPMTAVYSAQRQTYITPFLVSADITVFRNGERVGKAVFNANRSAGGLNLSNFIQPDAKIEELVDRLFPGLKPQPVPAQASPAAAPGQAPAAPAA, encoded by the coding sequence ATGAAGAGAGCAACGATAGCCGCCACGCTGGCCCTGCTGGCCACGGGCTGTTCCACTTACCAGAGCGTGACGCCGGTCGACCGCGCAGACCAGGTCGACCCGATCGCCGGCTACCAGAACGGTGCCTATGGTGGCCCGGCGCAGTTCCGCGTCGACGGCAATCGCGTAGTGGGCGCCGATGGCGCGCTGTTCTGCGTGATCACCCACCAGGTCAACGGCAACGCCTTTGTCGAGGACTTCGCCAATTCGCTGCGGGCGCGCAACTTCGAGGTGAAGATGCTGCCGCCCTATTCGTCGGTGGCGTTGTGCCCGATGACGGCCGTCTACTCGGCCCAGCGTCAGACCTACATCACGCCGTTCCTGGTATCCGCCGACATCACCGTGTTCCGCAATGGCGAACGCGTGGGCAAGGCGGTATTCAACGCCAACCGCAGCGCGGGTGGCCTCAACCTGAGCAACTTCATCCAGCCCGATGCCAAGATCGAGGAGCTGGTCGACCGGCTGTTCCCGGGCCTGAAGCCCCAGCCGGTGCCGGCACAGGCGTCGCCCGCCGCGGCACCCGGACAGGCCCCCGCAGCGCCCGCGGCCTGA
- a CDS encoding TetR/AcrR family transcriptional regulator: MPRVSKAEAEKNRAIIEQVSSRLFREQGFHGISVADLMGAAGLTHGGFYGHFESKDALAAIACTRAFEESEGRWRKRVGEAPDHAAALASLIDGYLSARNRNNAGTGCPVPALASDVARESDDKPVRAAFHEGLEGLVDILTEVQPDADARARRSAALAQMATLAGAVLLSRATQGTPMSNEILAAARAWLLQEG, from the coding sequence ATGCCGCGCGTATCGAAAGCGGAAGCGGAGAAGAACCGCGCCATCATCGAGCAGGTGTCGTCGCGGCTGTTTCGCGAGCAGGGCTTCCACGGCATCAGCGTGGCTGACCTGATGGGCGCCGCCGGGCTCACGCATGGCGGCTTCTACGGCCATTTCGAATCGAAGGATGCCCTTGCGGCCATCGCCTGCACCCGGGCGTTCGAGGAGTCGGAGGGCCGGTGGCGCAAGCGCGTCGGCGAAGCGCCCGACCATGCCGCCGCGCTGGCGTCGCTGATCGACGGGTACCTCTCGGCGCGCAATCGTAACAATGCTGGCACAGGTTGTCCGGTACCGGCCTTGGCCAGCGACGTGGCCCGCGAGTCCGACGACAAGCCCGTGCGGGCCGCCTTCCACGAAGGGCTGGAGGGATTGGTCGACATCCTGACCGAGGTGCAACCCGATGCCGATGCCCGCGCACGCCGCAGCGCGGCGCTGGCGCAGATGGCCACGCTGGCCGGCGCGGTGCTGCTGTCGCGCGCCACGCAGGGCACGCCGATGTCGAACGAGATTCTGGCCGCCGCGCGGGCCTGGCTGCTGCAGGAAGGCTGA
- a CDS encoding DUF5615 family PIN-like protein gives MKFFFDNNLPPALAKALHALSEPTGHSASHLRDMFPAAIPDAEWIDALASESGWSIVTHDKLNKGLEREALRRAGLIVFFLDRGWSNHSFWDKAHNLVRWCPRIIDQSGGMRGGAAFKVPYNFSGKGQFEQVIL, from the coding sequence ATGAAGTTCTTCTTCGACAACAACCTGCCTCCCGCGCTGGCCAAAGCACTCCACGCGTTATCCGAGCCGACCGGCCACTCGGCCTCCCACCTCAGGGACATGTTTCCGGCCGCCATACCCGACGCGGAGTGGATCGACGCCTTGGCCAGCGAAAGCGGCTGGTCCATCGTCACGCACGACAAGCTCAACAAAGGCCTCGAACGGGAGGCTCTCCGCCGGGCGGGCCTGATCGTGTTCTTTCTGGACAGGGGCTGGTCAAATCATTCCTTCTGGGACAAGGCGCACAACCTGGTTCGGTGGTGCCCTCGGATCATCGATCAGTCCGGCGGCATGCGAGGCGGGGCCGCGTTCAAGGTGCCCTACAATTTCTCGGGAAAAGGGCAGTTCGAGCAGGTCATCCTCTAG
- a CDS encoding DUF433 domain-containing protein encodes MKLTGIGLYTFPEASRLTRIPIRDLRRWLDGYAYKERQGQTPSTIPPLWNTELSNTELDGISFHDLLEVRFVKAFRQHGVSLQTIRVASERARELFASDYPFTSRKFRTDGRTIFASAMEETGETELLDLVKQQYAFRRVIEPSLYSGIEFGPDDAATRWFPSPRSKAVVLDPRIAFGKPVVSDGAVRTSILHEAYQTEGDKSLVARLYEIPVAAVDAAIAFEEGLAS; translated from the coding sequence ATGAAGCTGACAGGCATCGGCCTGTACACCTTTCCAGAAGCATCCCGGCTGACGCGCATCCCCATTCGCGATCTTCGGCGTTGGTTGGACGGCTACGCTTACAAGGAACGGCAAGGCCAGACACCTTCCACGATACCGCCGCTCTGGAATACGGAACTCTCAAATACGGAACTTGACGGCATCAGCTTTCATGACCTCCTCGAAGTTCGATTCGTAAAGGCATTCCGACAGCATGGCGTAAGCTTGCAGACCATCCGCGTGGCCAGTGAGCGGGCCCGCGAACTGTTTGCGAGCGACTATCCCTTCACCTCACGGAAATTCCGGACGGATGGACGAACTATCTTCGCTTCCGCGATGGAGGAAACCGGCGAGACCGAATTGCTGGATCTGGTGAAACAACAATACGCATTCCGAAGGGTCATCGAGCCGTCGTTGTACAGCGGCATCGAGTTCGGCCCCGATGACGCCGCCACCCGCTGGTTTCCGTCACCGCGTAGCAAGGCCGTTGTCCTCGACCCGCGCATTGCTTTCGGCAAGCCAGTCGTCTCGGATGGCGCTGTCAGAACCTCAATCCTTCACGAAGCCTATCAAACGGAAGGCGACAAGAGTCTCGTTGCCAGGCTCTACGAAATACCGGTCGCCGCCGTGGACGCGGCCATCGCGTTCGAGGAAGGGTTGGCGTCATGA
- the mnmE gene encoding tRNA uridine-5-carboxymethylaminomethyl(34) synthesis GTPase MnmE, producing MTATQLPIAAIATAPGRGGIGVVRVSGPDVASVMRAVCGRALQARHATYLPFLDGQDKVIDHGLALYFPAPNSYTGEEVLELQGHGGPVVMQMLLSRCLEAGKDIGLRVAEPGEFTRRAFLNDKLDLAQAEAVADLIEASTEAAARSAARSMEGEFSRAIHALVEQVIHLRMLVEATLDFPEEEIDFLEASDARGQLTRIRESLAGVLKQARQGSLLREGLSVVLAGQPNVGKSSLLNALAGAELAIVTPIAGTTRDRVRETIQIDGIPLHIIDTAGLRDDAADEVERIGIERTWDAIRRADIVLHLVDAADYLEHGISETDDHIDDRLSGQLPPGSPIVRVVNKIDLAPSAGEMGFGGNRPHVVAANGPNPTEIWISARTGAGIDLMRRELLRLIGWQSGNEGTFLARERHLTALRNAQSHLDCAVERAEQNAQALDLFAEELRLAQDHLNSITGEFTSDDLLGTIFTRFCIGK from the coding sequence ATGACTGCAACCCAGCTTCCCATTGCCGCCATCGCCACCGCGCCGGGCCGCGGCGGCATCGGCGTCGTACGCGTATCGGGCCCCGACGTGGCCAGCGTCATGCGCGCCGTCTGCGGCCGTGCGCTGCAGGCGCGCCACGCCACCTACCTGCCGTTCCTGGACGGCCAGGACAAGGTCATCGACCACGGCCTGGCGCTGTACTTTCCGGCCCCAAATTCCTACACCGGCGAAGAAGTGCTCGAACTGCAGGGCCACGGCGGCCCGGTGGTCATGCAGATGCTGCTGTCGCGCTGCCTGGAAGCGGGCAAGGACATCGGCCTGCGCGTGGCCGAGCCGGGCGAGTTCACGCGCCGTGCCTTTCTGAACGACAAGCTCGATCTGGCGCAGGCCGAAGCCGTGGCCGACCTGATCGAAGCCAGCACCGAGGCCGCCGCGCGTTCGGCCGCCCGGTCGATGGAAGGCGAGTTCTCGCGGGCGATCCACGCGCTGGTGGAACAGGTCATCCATCTGCGCATGCTGGTGGAGGCCACGCTCGACTTCCCCGAGGAGGAAATCGACTTCCTCGAAGCGTCTGATGCACGCGGCCAGCTGACGCGCATCCGGGAGAGCCTGGCTGGCGTGCTGAAGCAGGCGCGGCAGGGGTCGCTGCTGCGCGAAGGGCTGTCGGTCGTGCTGGCCGGGCAGCCAAACGTCGGCAAGTCGTCGCTGCTCAACGCGCTGGCAGGCGCCGAACTGGCCATCGTCACGCCAATCGCGGGCACCACGCGCGACCGCGTGCGCGAGACCATCCAGATCGACGGCATCCCGCTGCATATCATCGACACCGCCGGCCTGCGCGACGATGCCGCCGACGAGGTGGAGCGCATCGGCATCGAACGCACCTGGGATGCCATCCGCCGCGCCGACATCGTGCTGCACCTGGTGGATGCGGCCGACTACCTCGAACACGGCATTTCGGAAACCGACGATCACATCGACGACCGCCTGAGCGGCCAGCTACCGCCGGGGTCGCCCATCGTGCGCGTGGTCAACAAGATCGACCTGGCGCCTTCGGCCGGCGAGATGGGCTTCGGCGGCAATCGCCCGCACGTGGTGGCCGCCAACGGCCCGAATCCCACCGAGATCTGGATCTCGGCGCGCACCGGCGCCGGCATCGACCTGATGCGCCGCGAACTGCTGCGGCTGATCGGCTGGCAATCGGGCAACGAGGGCACCTTCCTGGCCCGCGAACGCCACCTGACCGCCTTGCGCAACGCGCAATCGCACCTGGACTGCGCCGTGGAACGCGCCGAACAGAACGCCCAGGCCCTGGACCTGTTCGCCGAGGAACTGCGGCTGGCGCAGGACCACCTGAACAGCATCACCGGCGAGTTCACCAGCGACGATTTGCTGGGGACGATCTTCACGCGGTTTTGTATTGGGAAGTGA
- a CDS encoding CHAD domain-containing protein: MSRQPVLHRKMRPATAFVALGESGLRAVHDRLDALKHRDEVEDVHELRVAVRHLRAVAWAFGPVLPRQVKARWKQALHDVADAAGDVRDWDVFIAETLAPALEKQPEDALLVALIDIAQAKRTVAHAEMMTRLSRYRQAPLPTLSRDLLHLAQSDTRGRLETFAPKRIRKARDKVRERARIARDGKTEHVHKLRIGNKRLRYAIESLSDVLPGRYRKRLRKKLVARQSELGAVIDGAVARRLLCECLSVDPPTDSQA; the protein is encoded by the coding sequence ATGAGCCGTCAGCCCGTGCTGCACCGGAAGATGCGTCCCGCCACCGCTTTCGTCGCCCTGGGCGAATCGGGGCTGCGAGCCGTTCACGATCGGCTGGACGCCCTGAAGCATCGCGACGAAGTCGAGGATGTGCACGAGTTGCGCGTCGCCGTGCGTCATCTTCGCGCGGTGGCATGGGCCTTCGGGCCGGTGCTGCCCCGCCAGGTCAAGGCGCGCTGGAAACAGGCCCTGCATGACGTGGCCGACGCCGCGGGCGACGTGCGCGACTGGGACGTGTTCATCGCCGAAACCCTGGCCCCGGCCCTGGAAAAGCAGCCCGAGGACGCGCTACTGGTGGCGCTGATCGACATCGCCCAGGCGAAACGCACGGTGGCCCACGCCGAGATGATGACAAGATTGTCACGATACCGGCAGGCGCCGCTGCCCACACTGAGTCGCGACCTGCTGCATCTTGCCCAAAGCGACACCCGGGGCAGGCTCGAAACCTTCGCCCCGAAGCGCATTCGCAAGGCACGCGACAAGGTCCGGGAGCGGGCCCGCATCGCGCGCGACGGGAAGACCGAACACGTCCACAAGCTGCGTATTGGCAACAAGCGCCTGCGTTACGCGATCGAGTCGCTGTCGGACGTGCTGCCCGGCCGCTACCGCAAGCGCCTGCGCAAGAAACTGGTGGCGCGGCAATCCGAACTGGGCGCCGTGATCGACGGCGCCGTGGCGCGCCGGCTGCTGTGCGAATGCCTCTCGGTCGATCCACCCACCGACTCCCAGGCATGA